TGGCCGCCGGGATAAATGATCCCGGCGGCCCATTCAGTCAACGTCGGCCTTTCTAAGGCGAATTCACGCCAAGCCTTTTCGCGTGCTAGAGCGCGACGAACTGAAGACCTGAAAGCGTTCGTCCCTGCGCATTCCAACTTTACCAAGAGTACCTTCCATGCGTCGCCTGTTGATTGAATCGCTCGAACTGCGCGCGTTACCGTCGGTGTCCCCGCTCGGCGATGTTTTTCCGGTCAACCAGTTCACGGCCGGCAGCCAGCGTACTTGGCCCGAATCGCCGCAGGCCGTGGCCGCTGATGCCGAAGGCAATTTCATTGCCACTTGGACCAGCGCCGGCCAGGCAGGAGCGGAAGCCGTTTACATGCGTCGATTCTGGGCCTCGGGAGAACCGCGGGAGAGCGAAATCCGCGTGAACGAACCTCTCGGCAAGGCCCGCTACTCCTCGGTCGCCGTAGGGGCGGGCGGGGAAGCCGTGATTGTCTGGACCGCCTACGAGCATCTCGACGGCAGCGGACAAGGCGTCTTTGGACGGTATTTCGATCCAGGCGGTCAGCCCAGCGGTGGAGTGTTTCAAGTGAACCAGACGGAAGCCTATCACCAACGCACGCCGGCAGTCGCCTTTACCGCGGACGGCGAATTTGTCGTGACCTGGGCTGATTTGCTGGGGGACGACGATTTCAACGGCATCAAAGCGAGGCGTTTTTTTGGGGACGGAGTGCCCCTGAGCGATGAGTTTCTCGTCAATTCAACAACGGTCGGCAATCAATTCGACCCGGTTGTTTCGTCAAGCGTGTTGGGCGAGTCCTTCTATGTGGCTTGGACTGACGATCGCGCAGGTAGGTCGGAGATTCGCGCGCAGCATTTCAGCGCCGAGGGGGCACAAATGGGCGACGAGTTTTTAGTCAGCGAAACAGCCGACGCGATGAATCGCTGGCCGAGAATCGCCACAGCGGCCGACGGCAGCTTGCTCGCGACATGGTCGGTCGAGTCTGCCGCTGGCGGTGGCTGGGACGTCGTTGTTCGACGATTCAGCGTGCAAGGGGTTCCGCTATCTGCTCCCGCCCAAGTCAATACGACGACCACCGGCGATCAACGCTTCAGTGCTCTGACCGTCGACAGCGACGGGAACGCGTTGATCGCCTGGATGGACAACAGTGTTGGTGCGACGTCTCCGCAAGTCGTGCTGCGCGAAGTCGCGAATACCGGCGTGCCCTTTGGCGCCGAAATCCACTCGCCCCTGTGGAGCGCGGCGGATCAGACTGCGCCGGCGCTCGGCCTCGGTCCGCTGGGGCAAGCAACATTGATCTGGACGGCCGAAGGACGCGACGGCAGTAGCAAGGGAGTCTTTGGCCAATCGGTCGCCTATCTGGCAATGCAAGTCACGGGCGACACCAACTTCGACGGCCAGGTTGACCTCGCGGACCTGAACAACGTCCGCAATCACTTTGGTGAGACCGGCAATGTCCTTGGCGACGCGAACAGAGACGGAGCAGTCGATCTGGCGGACCTGAATGCAGTGCGTAATAACCTGGGAGTTGCCAACAGCAACCGGCAAGGCATCGCCGATCGGCCGGCGCTGGCGGATCGCGCTTTCCAGGCGATGGAAATTGAATTTGCTGGAACGGTAGGCGTCAACGCGTCCACCGTACTCGACCAGCGAACGGCGAGTCTCTCAGCCGTCGACCAAGTTTTTAATTCCATGATCTGCGAGGAACTGGCCACGACCAAACGCAATCGTCGATCGCGATGAGGGATCATCGCGACAGTTGCGGCCGCCTGGCCAACCTGCATTGGTCAGGCGGCATTCTCTTGGCAATTCCGCGCTGCGTCGGCGGAAGTATTAGTTCGCTGGCGGCGCGCCCGTCGTAGGTGGCTCGCCGTATGTTTCTTCATGTAACAGAACGACGGGAGCCGTCGAAATTAGTCCCGCACAGGAATCGAACACCACCGGTGTTCTTCGGAAAAAACGAGGGGTGGCGTCGAAAATGGCGCAGAATCCGGCGCAGTTGATGCGGCAGAAGTCCCGTTGGCTGCCGGTCGATGGGGAAACCGACGGCCGGCTTACCGGAAAGGCCTGGATTGCGGGGGCTGGCAAGCGCCCCTAAAATTCCCGAATTCCAGCAATTAGTTGCTGTTGTCGTTACTGACGGATTGGTTCGTTGCTTCGGCGAACTTGGCTTCCGCGGTGGACGGCAATCGCGGTAACGCAAAGCACGAACACGAGGGTCGTTTCAAGCGTCGCTGGCTCCGGCACGCGGGCGATCCAGGCCTCGTCAATTCCGGAGGGATTGAAGCCGTGGCCCACTATGATCGTCCCATCTCCTGAGACGTCATAGGCGGTAACTAGCCGCCAGCCAGATAACTCCGCTGCCAGCAGATGTTCTTGGATCAATACGTCTCGGAGTGATTGCATTCCACGATTCTGCCGCCAGACAGTTGCCACTGGACCTGTCGAAAATGGAGGCGTGTCCGAGCCGACGATCGTCTGCCCATCCGCTGACACAGCAAATGCAAGGCTCTCGATTCCACCGGGGATATGTCCGAGCCTGGACATGCCTTCTTCGGCCGTCCAACGGAAGGCCTCGTTGAGCATACTCCCCTGGGATTCTAAAGCGCTGCTATATCCCGCGATGACGCTACCGTCGGCGGACACGTCAGATGCCACGCTCAAGTATCCTCCGCCAGGGAGATCGCCTAGCGCGACCATCCCATCACCAGCGGTCCAACGAAATGCCTCGATCCCCAGCGCCGACCGTGCTTCACCAACGATGACCGAGCCGTCATGCGACACACTTATTGCCGCACTTTCGAATTCGCCGCCCGGCAAATCTCCAAGTCCGACCATTCCATCGAGTGGCGTGTATCGAAATGCCTCATGATTTAGGTCGGCGTTGAGCCCGGCCCCAACGATCGTCGACGAATCAGCAGAGATGGCAAAGGCAGCCGATCGAAGTTGACTGCCGGGAAGAAAGCCCAGGCCGGACATTCCACCGCTCGGCGCGTATGAAAAAGCTTCCAAACCGTTCGCCGACCAACCTACGCCGACAATCACACCGTCATTGGAGACGTTCGCGGCCAGGCTTTCGTGGATGCCGCCGGGCAAGTCGCCTAAGGCCGACATACCGTCCTCTATTGTCCATCGAAAGGCTTCTTGGCCAGCGGCCGAACGGCTTGCCCCGACCACCACAGATGCATTCGGAGAGATACCATTCGCGACACTGCTAAAGTCGCCGCCTGGCAGGTCGCCAAGGCCCAGGAAGAAAGGCTTTGCGGCCTGCGCCGAAGCAGCATGGCATGCCGCAATGATCAGTAGGACGGTTGCGTACACGCGTCGAGCGGCATTCATGGTGACTTTCTCAAAGTTGCAAAATCGGTTTATCAGGGGAGTCGTCACCGAGGATAGTTAGACGGCGCACGAAAGGCAACTTTCCGGCTGATCCGACCTGTTAAACCGCGGTGGTGCGCCGTATTCTGGGTCCGCTCGCTTCCCGTCGGCCGAATAGATTACTCTCCCAACATGTTCGAACAAGCCTTCAAAAACATCGACGACGTCCTCCGGCGCGAGGCCGGGTGTACCACCGAACTCG
The sequence above is drawn from the Planctomycetia bacterium genome and encodes:
- a CDS encoding PEP-CTERM sorting domain-containing protein, with amino-acid sequence MSALGDLPGGIHESLAANVSNDGVIVGVGWSANGLEAFSYAPSGGMSGLGFLPGSQLRSAAFAISADSSTIVGAGLNADLNHEAFRYTPLDGMVGLGDLPGGEFESAAISVSHDGSVIVGEARSALGIEAFRWTAGDGMVALGDLPGGGYLSVASDVSADGSVIAGYSSALESQGSMLNEAFRWTAEEGMSRLGHIPGGIESLAFAVSADGQTIVGSDTPPFSTGPVATVWRQNRGMQSLRDVLIQEHLLAAELSGWRLVTAYDVSGDGTIIVGHGFNPSGIDEAWIARVPEPATLETTLVFVLCVTAIAVHRGSQVRRSNEPIRQ